The proteins below come from a single Panicum hallii strain FIL2 chromosome 7, PHallii_v3.1, whole genome shotgun sequence genomic window:
- the LOC112901410 gene encoding uncharacterized protein LOC112901410 isoform X2: MALVRPVFFLGGHPFLPRHRFVLSSTFPLFRGAQFLRRLTEFSRGVHKYPRSRRRRRPRSSLSFPIITRHHRRGVPVPGTFLATGDAFSNYSYRHRTMLMNYDGDRSEDLQSEEVQSAYRRDSDIGEEMVISEEQTDDNDWSWVNQGKDGDPLAESVSSLHTTQQVLESEIQKLSELGKELEAEESTSGNKDQDVIVLPSAEVDMLELNEKMEHLEQKLKEASNTIREKDLRLSKLQKLISTADSPAPEEEEATASVDQLVAELERHLLEKLEAEVQCLVMLKARQSWQVRAEDRAALEEQEASPAGATMLLKLRETEGRIVTLKEQVDRLEVREKELHRATEALRVQSRTFKVSLFGLVQLVMLCFSLKVFFARVPVPFDEVVPT, encoded by the exons ATGGCGTTGGTTCGGCCGGTGTTCTTCCTTGGCGGACATCCTTTCCTTCCTCGGCATCGTTTCGTGCTTTCCTCAACCTTCCCCCTCTTCCGTGGCGCGCAGTTTCTCCGCCGCCTCACGGAATTTTCCCGCGGGGTACATAAATACCCgcgcagcaggcggcggcggcggccccggtCGTCCTTGTCGTTTCCCATCATCACCCGCCACCACCGTCGCGGCGTCCCGGTTCCAGGAACTTTCCTCGCGACAG GTGATGCTTTCAGCAACTACAGCTACAGGCATAGAACAATGTTGATGAACTATGATGGGGATAGAAGCGAGGACCTGCAAAGTGAGGAGGTTCAGTCAGCATACAGAAGAGACAGTGACATTGGTGAGGAAATGGTAATAAGTGAGGAGCAAACTGATGACAATGATTGGAGCTGGGTGAATCAAGGTAAAGATGGTGATCCTCTTGCAGAATCAGTTTCTTCACTTCATACGACACAACAAGTCCTTGAAAGTG AGATACAAAAATTGTCAGAACTTGGCAAAGAACTTGAGGCGGAGGAATCCACTTCCGGAAACAAAGACCAGGATGTGATCGTTTTGCCCTCTGCAGAGGTCGACATGCTGGAATTGAATGAGAAGATGGAGCACCTTGAGCAGAAACTGAAAGAAGCATCCAACACCATCCGGGAGAAGGACCTGAGGCTGTCCAAGCTTCAGAAACTCATCAGCACCGCAGACAGCCCAgccccggaggaggaggaggccaccGCTAGCGTCGACCAGCTGGTGGCGGAGCTGGAGCGCCACCTGCTGGAGAAACTGGAGGCCGAGGTCCAGTGCCTGGTGATGCTGAAGGCGAGGCAGAGCTGGCAGGTCCGGGCGGAGGACCGCGCCGCCCTGGAGGAGCAAGAGGCGTCTCCCGCCGGCGCGACGATGCTGCTCAAGCTGCGGGAGACGGAGGGCCGGATCGTGACGCTGAAGGAGCAGGTGGACAGGCTGGAGGTCCGGGAGAAGGAGCTGCACCGGGCGACGGAGGCCCTGAGGGTGCAGAGCCGGACCTTCAAGGTGTCCCTCTTCGGCCTCGTCCAGCTGGTGATGCTGTGCTTCTCCCTGAAGGTGTTCTTCGCCCGTGTGCCCGTCCCGTTCGACGAGGTCGTGCCGACATGA
- the LOC112899003 gene encoding probable WRKY transcription factor 2, which translates to MEGHVGMEEGKDPNPGPLSLMRGFQTETFLPDTEVAKAGFEKDGLSVAIRSPQEEGRSLPMTPQFGQKSSPGITLAERMQARAGFRVTKLSVPFSTAVAADSVPGAPSPYLTIPPGLSPATLLDSPVFISNAMGQASPTTGKLFMLGSTNDNDPIRYGGPLLGDGPDSFSFKPLDLKSSHYTAEGKKESLCNNKPPLPSTHVSVKTETKILPVQEANLLGQLNQQNHSGRTNMKSGSQDPNSKLSRLATVTGAGNEHISSPHSQPAEEGDTRGDYPAMATTTPAEDGYSWRKYGQKQVKHSEYPRSYFKCTHPNCQVKKKVERSHEGHITEIIYKGTHNHPKPAQSRRPGVPPVHPFGEGAQADTPDNPGSHTNTAEARQAWHNNAGVKDLHSDGMNATSPPSVPGELCDSSASMQIHDAGGVDVTSAVSDEVDGEDRVTHGSMSQGDADAEGDELESKRRKLESYAIDMSTASRAVREPRVVIQTTSEVDILDDGYRWRKYGQKVVKGNPNPRSYYKCTHPGCSVRKHVERASHDLKSVITTYEGKHNHEVPAARNSGHPSTATATAAAAARRPEHPSVHDGLMRHLGGCGAPFGLPPPPRDPLAPMVNYPTYASAAGLGGSGPTSLPSLPMPGGPLGPVEGLKLPMLAPSSLHQHPLLRHRQAMQAAGLVPPKADVKVEGSGAPPPSVYQLMRSGLPLGHQM; encoded by the exons ATGGAAGGCCATGTAGGAATGGAGGAGGGGAAGGATCCTAATCCAGGCCCATTATCCTTGATGCGGGGCTTCCAGACCGAAACATTTCTGCCAGACACCGAGGTTGCCAAGGCTGGATTTGAGAAGGATGGCTTGTCGGTCGCCATAAGGTCACCTCAGGAGGAAGGTCGGTCGCTGCCAATGACCCCGCAGTTTGGCCAGAAGTCCAGTCCAGGCATCACCCTCGCTGAGAGGATGCAGGCAAGAGCTGGGTTCAGGGTGACAAAGCTCAGCGTGCCGTTCAGTACAGCAGTTGCAGCTGATTCAGTGCCAGGAGCTCCATCGCCCTACCTCACGATCCCGCCTGGTTTGAGCCCGGCAACGCTGCTGGACTCACCAGTCTTCATTTCCAATGCCATG GGCCAAGCCTCACCGACCACAGGGAAGTTATTCATGCTTGGAAGCACTAATGACAATGATCCTATTAGATATGGAGGCCCTCTACTTGGAGATGGCCCTGATTCATTTTCTTTCAAGCCTTTAGATCTGAAATCTTCACACTACACTGCTGAAGGAAAGAAG GAATCTTTATGCAACAATAAGCCTCCACTACCAAGCACGCATGTTTCTGTCAAGACTGAAACTAAGATTCTGCCAGTACAAGAGGCCAATTTGCTGGGCCAACTGAACCAGCAGAATCACAGCGGGCGGACCAATATGAAGAGTGGTTCTCAGGACCCCAACTCCAAGCTCAGCCGTCTTGCAACTGTCACCGGTGCAGGCAATGAACACATATCATCGCCGCACAGCCAGCCTGCAGAGGAAGGTGACACGAGGGGAGACTACCCGGCAATGGCCACCACCACACCGGCAGAGGACGGATACAGCTGGAGGAAGTACGGGCAGAAGCAGGTGAAGCACAGCGAGTACCCGCGGAGCTACTTCAAGTGCACGCACCCGAACTGTCAGGTCAAGAAAAAGGTGGAGCGATCGCACGAGGGGCACATCACAGAGATCATCTACAAGGGCACGCACAACCACCCGAAGCCCGCGCAGAGCCGCCGGCCGGGCGTCCCGCCCGTGCACCCCTTTGGCGAGGGCGCGCAAGCGGACACGCCCGACAACCCAGGGTCGCATACAAACACGGCGGAAGCAAGGCAGGCGTGGCATAACAATGCCGGTGTTAAGGACCTGCACAGCGACGGCATGAACGCGACATCACCCCCTTCGGTTCCCGGTGAGCTCTGTGACTCGTCAGCGTCAATGCAGATCCATGACGCCGGTGGTGTGGATGTGACCTCTGCGGTGTCCGATGAGGTGGATGGGGAAGACAGGGTGACTCATGGCAGTATGTCCCAGGGCGATGCTGACGCCGAGGGCGACGAACTGGAATCCAAGCGAAG GAAGCTGGAGTCTTATGCCATTGATATGAGCACTGCGTCCAGAGCTGTTCGCGAGCCCCGAGTGGTGATCCAGACGACGAGCGAGGTGGACATCCTCGATGACGGCTACCGCTGGCGCAAGTACGGGCAGAAGGTCGTCAAAGGCAACCCAAATCCAAG GAGCTACTACAAGTGCACGCACCCGGGTTGCTCCGTGCGGAAGCACGTGGAGCGCGCGTCGCACGACCTCAAGTCCGTGATCACCACGTACGAGGGCAAGCACAACCACGAGGTCCCGGCCGCCAGGAACAGCGGCCACCCGAGCACGGCAACGGcgacggccgcggccgccgcgcgcagGCCGGAGCACCCCTCGGTGCACGACGGCCTGATGAGGCACctgggcggctgcggcgcgccgttcggcctgccgccgccgccccgggacCCGCTGGCGCCGATGGTCAACTACCCGACGtacgcctccgccgccggcctcggCGGCAGCGGCCCCACGTCGCTGCCGAGCCTGCCGATGCCCGGGGGCCCCCTCGGGCCGGTGGAGGGGCTGAAGCTGCCCATGCTGGCGCCGTCGTCGCTGCACCAGCACCCGCTGCTGAGGCACCGGCAGGCGATGCAGGCCGCCGGGCTCGTGCCGCCCAAGGCGGACGTGAAGGTCGAGGGCAGCggcgcaccgccgccgtcggTGTACCAGCTGATGCGCAGCGGGCTGCCGCTGGGCCACCAGATGTAG
- the LOC112901410 gene encoding uncharacterized protein LOC112901410 isoform X1 — protein MVLLESVTTAKDLGQLSPEPPLGSSLVEMDRGEVTQLVGESFNRQEKLAELRFMDIKRASLGPGAGREIIIRLLPELPFHEKARVPKLALPWLAWQDHCFVQASRRKCSTLGRWRRARRQSRNNPLQLNIDFLVLATSYSLGIIGPKMIGDCNRERVRVKDFGVAGKGRKTHRRAISGQGHASLVKSCLVASDAVDAFSSYRLLMNYDGDCNRKRVRVKDFGVAGKGRKAHRRGIRDKRHVSFVESYLIASDAGDAFSNYSYRHRTMLMNYDGDRSEDLQSEEVQSAYRRDSDIGEEMVISEEQTDDNDWSWVNQGKDGDPLAESVSSLHTTQQVLESEIQKLSELGKELEAEESTSGNKDQDVIVLPSAEVDMLELNEKMEHLEQKLKEASNTIREKDLRLSKLQKLISTADSPAPEEEEATASVDQLVAELERHLLEKLEAEVQCLVMLKARQSWQVRAEDRAALEEQEASPAGATMLLKLRETEGRIVTLKEQVDRLEVREKELHRATEALRVQSRTFKVSLFGLVQLVMLCFSLKVFFARVPVPFDEVVPT, from the exons ATGGTTCTATTGGAGTCTGTAACTACCGCAAAGGATTTAGGCCAGTTGTCTCCAGAGCCTCCTCTTGGTTCTTCTCTTGTTGAGATGGATAGGGGCGAGGTAACTCAACTTGTTGGTGAAAGTTTCAATAGACAGGAGAAGTTAGCTGAACTTCGCTTTATGGATATCAAAAGAGCTAGCCTGGGTCCTGGCGCTGGGAGGGAGATTATAATCCGGCTGCTTCCGGAGCTGCCTTTCCATGAAAAGGCACGGGTACCCAAATTAGCTCTACCATGGCTGGCATGGCAAGATCATTGTTTTGTTCAAGCATCGCGGAGGAAATGTTCTACATTAGGGAGGTGGAGAAGAGCCAGGAGGCAATCACGCAACAATCCCCTGCAGCTTAACATCGATTTTTTGGTGCTAGCCACGAGCTATTCGCTAGGCATAATAGGTCCGAAGATGATTGGGGATTGTAATAGGGAAAGGGTTAGAGTGAAGGATTTTGGTGTTGCAGGAAAAGGGCGCAAGACACACCGAAGAGCTATTAGCGGCCAGGGACACGCTTCCCTTGTTAAATCTTGCTTGGTAGCATCTGATGCAGTTGATGCTTTCAGCAGCTACAGGCTGTTGATGAACTATGATGGGGATTGTAATAGGAAAAGGGTTAGAGTGAAGGATTTCGGTGTAGCAGGAAAAGGGCGCAAGGCACACCGAAGAGGAATTAGGGACAAGAGACATGTTTCCTTTGTTGAATCTTACTTGATAGCATCTGATGCAGGTGATGCTTTCAGCAACTACAGCTACAGGCATAGAACAATGTTGATGAACTATGATGGGGATAGAAGCGAGGACCTGCAAAGTGAGGAGGTTCAGTCAGCATACAGAAGAGACAGTGACATTGGTGAGGAAATGGTAATAAGTGAGGAGCAAACTGATGACAATGATTGGAGCTGGGTGAATCAAGGTAAAGATGGTGATCCTCTTGCAGAATCAGTTTCTTCACTTCATACGACACAACAAGTCCTTGAAAGTG AGATACAAAAATTGTCAGAACTTGGCAAAGAACTTGAGGCGGAGGAATCCACTTCCGGAAACAAAGACCAGGATGTGATCGTTTTGCCCTCTGCAGAGGTCGACATGCTGGAATTGAATGAGAAGATGGAGCACCTTGAGCAGAAACTGAAAGAAGCATCCAACACCATCCGGGAGAAGGACCTGAGGCTGTCCAAGCTTCAGAAACTCATCAGCACCGCAGACAGCCCAgccccggaggaggaggaggccaccGCTAGCGTCGACCAGCTGGTGGCGGAGCTGGAGCGCCACCTGCTGGAGAAACTGGAGGCCGAGGTCCAGTGCCTGGTGATGCTGAAGGCGAGGCAGAGCTGGCAGGTCCGGGCGGAGGACCGCGCCGCCCTGGAGGAGCAAGAGGCGTCTCCCGCCGGCGCGACGATGCTGCTCAAGCTGCGGGAGACGGAGGGCCGGATCGTGACGCTGAAGGAGCAGGTGGACAGGCTGGAGGTCCGGGAGAAGGAGCTGCACCGGGCGACGGAGGCCCTGAGGGTGCAGAGCCGGACCTTCAAGGTGTCCCTCTTCGGCCTCGTCCAGCTGGTGATGCTGTGCTTCTCCCTGAAGGTGTTCTTCGCCCGTGTGCCCGTCCCGTTCGACGAGGTCGTGCCGACATGA
- the LOC112898975 gene encoding uncharacterized protein LOC112898975 has translation MLSSEHPSGPSCSSKSGGPSVSADPATSAAEEPANQDPRDLVQPYPKFSIRDYVFASRSKGVKRSWPFHPNSLQLCLKRGVKDPLPPFEPPDLIRSQPLNTFIDVVQSAACSEAIASAGLVKTRDAGSSNEDTSDINFQSCQPVDESLGPSPYTSPEDGKSGIDQVGSTNESDHTDEALRIDLQDNSCTKASRQTEVAVPSWPLRNLDSSCGPSEKKGKFVVKLGTPTDIRRTEDIASNSSSVSDPMASKTCPVCRVFASTSNTTLNAHIDQCLSAESNTELVETVFVKPKVKPRKKRLIVDIYETSLPFTLEDLDRRNGTNWAVELGMSTASKEVCTENQSPEVVPFDRRDDEREGDVYVDSNGIKIRILSKCSDAPLVLRDDLGSRKVAKHETGKGMLMSKKMQKSKMLKNKKLKMHGKKYNKTNHLKSQVPAYPHDDINEETSEEERHVRNPSESTSNCGSGTMRQWACSKRSDIAKNYTRKFSDKVTSGAQKSDRSSMLGFNDSQNTESPAGVFSSESPEDMATTSEAIGVEQSNARLLRSIPTWISKTPLQSGIMPKVPRSAAALAKRKIKEIGRREANKLDNYDIVRNPIPAKRSEARCLSFSTAGPSNGPKRLVSTSKKIRKQRSLLRTGKRAFSPSTVHGFGQDHEPDTRHVNKKFRVSNNEGPKKFVKHTEEDTADNDFSFGSDMPELGQQDDQYDVTQETEGTQMYYEREEPETDLPYDSVSRSNPADCQISDGSLSPENNREAGDVFVEGYNVAVEDPSSSEQLAHHGHEFNSAINNEAEEWQIDPTSTKESSACFTNNRDMGPGAPQDNSSITSNREYSNQEHGLPLGRDLLDSPISTASTMSASAALKDSRINESEPGLSTSRTVEERTTGSLNQETKSIPLAREGEQLPNEKPCCCSCRENISRESHQSAVVRPPMLNFAGKQVPQLHIGLRASSSFSTYQRTTTKPNPCLDTHDHPLAAKVSAKSAMNLPSYTTDCMGSSLQNQLPSPSNPILRLMGKNLMVMNNEESVHPQPPSSDYVLRGNYVAPVGFVPPNYQHLSNSAFINTPPTTASHQFPLPSVQAGSFVGPPLHGGSVMQSDNHAQQKAYRNIVPVIHHPTYMMKEVIVIDDSPERRSEPQVSMLLPPAPSPKTMSVPNTMPPRPFYCLPSQSPILPRERAVGSMPVYANVGPMVGVGSSGQGSQTEVANPYMQNPFFVQSPTGYMNPPVYYPQNLR, from the exons ATGTTATCCAGTGAGCACCCTTCAGGCCCCTCATGTTCCTCCAAGTCTGGTGGCCCGAGTGTGAGCGCTGATCCGGCGACGTCAGCGGCGGAGGAGCCGGCGAACCAGGATCCCAGAGATCTGGTCCAACCGTATCCCAAGTTCTCCATAAG AGATTATGTTTTTGCTTCAAGGAGCAAAGGCGTCAAGAGAAGCTGGCCTTTCCATCCAAACTCGTTGCAGCTTTGCCTGAAGCGAGGTGTGAAGGATCCACTGCCTCCATTTGAGCCTCCTGATTTGATCCGGTCACAGCCGTTAAATACTTTCATAGACGTTGTGCAATCTGCTGCGTGTTCAGAAGCCATCGCTAGTGCTGGTCTGGTGAAGACTAGAGATGCTGGTTCGTCAAACGAGGATACAAGTGATATCAACTTCCAGTCATGCCAACCAGTAGATGAATCACTTGGACCTTCACCATACACATCACCGGAGGATGGGAAATCTGGTATCGACCAAGTGGGAAGTACAAATGAATCAGACCATACTGATGAGGCTTTACGAATAGATCTGCAAGATAATAGCTGCACGAAAGCAAGTCGACAAACTGAGGTTGCTGTGCCCTCGTGGCCATTGAGAAATCTTGACTCATCGTGTGGTCCATCTGAAAAGAAGGGCAAGTTTGTAGTCAAGTTAGGCACCCCGACAGATATTCGGCGGACAGAAGACATAGCATCTAACTCTAGCTCAGTTTCAGACCCCATGGCTTCAAAGACTTGTCCTGTTTGCAGAGTGTTTGCTTCTACTTCGAACACCACATTGAATGCCCACATAGATCAATGCCTTTCTGCTGAGTCTAATACTGAGCTTGTTGAAACAGTCTTTGTGAAACCTAAAGTGAAGCCAAGAAAGAAGCGATTGATAGTGGACATATACGAGACTTCCCTTCCATTCACCCTTGAGGATCTTGATCGGAGGAATGGCACTAATTGGGCAGTTGAGTTGGGCATGTCCACAGCGAGCAAAGAGGTTTGCACTGAGAACCAAAGCCCAGAAGTGGTACCGTTTGACCGAAGAGATGATGAAAGAGAAGGAGATGTCTATGTTGATTCTAACGGCATAAAAATTAGAATTTTGTCCAAGTGTAGTGATGCACCTTTGGTGTTGAGGGATGATCTTGGTTCAAGGAAAGTTGCGAAGCATGAGACTGGAAAAGGTATGCTCATGAGCAAAAAGATGCAGAAGTCGAAAATGTTGAAGAATAAGAAGCTCAAGATGCATGGAAAGAAGTACAACAAAACAAACCATTTGAAGTCCCAG GTTCCAGCATACCCACATGATGATATCAATGAGGAAACCTCGGAGGAGGAGCGACATGTGCGGAATCCTTCTGAAAGCACCAGCAATTGTGGTTCTGGGACTATGCGGCAGTGGGCATGTTCCAAAcgctcagatattgccaagaatTACACCAGAAAGTTCAGTGATAAAGTGACATCTGGAGCACAGAAATCAGATAGGAGCAGCATGCTTGGCTTTAATGATTCCCAAAATACAGAAAGTCCTGCTGGGGTGTTTTCTTCCGAGTCACCAGAAGACATGGCCACTACCTCAGAAGCCATTGGCGTTGAGCAGAGTAATGCAAGATTGCTCAGATCGATTCCTACATGGATATCAAAGACCCCTCTGCAGAGTGGCATTATGCCAAAAGTACCTAGATCAGCTGCAGCTCTTGCAAAGAGGAAAATTAAGGAGATTGGAAGGAGAGAAGCTAATAAGCTAGATAATTATGATATAGTGAGGAATCCCATCCCAGCTAAAAGATCTGAAGCTAGGTGTCTTTCTTTCTCCACTGCAGGGCCAAGCAATGGACCAAAAAGGTTAGTCTCTACATCTAAGAAGATCCGAAAGCAACGATCTCTGTTGAGGACTGGCAAGCGCGCATTTTCACCTTCTACCGTTCATGGTTTTGGCCAAGACCATGAACCTGATACCAGACATGTAAATAAGAAGTTCAGGGTTTCTAATAATGAGGGCCCCAAGAAGTTTGTGAAGCACACCGAAGAGGATACAGCGGATAATGACTTCTCTTTTGGAAGTGATATGCCAGAATTGGGACAGCAGGATGATCAATATGATGTGACACAAGAAACAGAGGGTACACAAATGTATTATGAGCGTGAAGAACCTGAAACTGATCTGCCATATGATTCAGTATCCAGAAGTAATCCTGCTGACTGTCAAATAAGTGATGGTTCTCTGAGTCCTGAAAACAACAGAGAAGCAGGTGATGTTTTTGTTGAAGGCTATAATGTAGCTGTGGAGGATCCAAGCTCCAGTGAGCAATTAGCACATCATGGCCATGAGTTCAACAGTGCTATCAATAATGAGGCGGAGGAATGGCAGATAGATCCGACTTCAACAAAGGAATCGAGTGCTTGCTTTACTAATAACAGAGACATGGGTCCTGGAGCTCCTCAGGATAACTCATCAATAACGTCAAATAGAGAATATTCCAACCAAGAGCATGGTTTGCCACTCGGACGGGACTTGCTGGACTCTCCTATTTCCACTGCATCAACTATGTCTGCTTCAGCTGCTTTGAAGGATTCAAGGATTAACGAATCAGAACCAGGTCTGTCTACTAGTAGAACTGTTGAAGAACGAACCACTGGGAGCTTAAATCAAGAAACCAAGTCTATACCTTTGGCAAGAGAAGGTGAACAACTGCCCAATGAGAAGCCTTGCTGTTGTTCTTGTCGGGAGAATATTTCCAGAGAGTCTCATCAAAGTGCAGTAGTCAGACCACCAATGTTGAATTTTGCTGGAAAGCAGGTTCCACAGTTGCACATTGGTTTAAGGGCATCATCGTCTTTCAGCACATACCAAAGAACCACCACAAAGCCCAACCCTTGCTTGGATACACACGATCATCCTTTAGCGGCTAAGGTTTCAGCTAAATCTGCTATGAACCTCCCATCTTACACAACAGACTGTATGGGCTCCTCATTACAAAATCAGCTTCCTTCACCATCAAATCCTATCTTGAGACTGATGGGTAAGAATTTGATGGTGATGAACAACGAAGAGAGTGTGCATCCTCAACCACCAAGTTCAGACTATGTCTTGAGAGGGAATTATGTGGCGCCTGTTGGTTTTGTGCCTCCAAACTACCAGCATCTCAGTAATTCAGCATTTATCAACACACCTCCAACCACAGCAAGTCACCAATTTCCTTTACCAAGTGTTCAGGCTGGCAGCTTTGTTGGTCCTCCATTGCATGGTGGTTCTGTGATGCAATCTGACAATCATGCTCAGCAGAAGGCCTACAGAAACATTGTGCCAGTCATCCATCATCCAACTTACATGATGAAAGAAGTGATTGTGATCGATGATTCTCCCGAACGCAGAAGTGAGCCACAAGTTAGCATGCTTCTCCCCCCTGCCCCGTCGCCGAAAACGATGTCAGTACCAAACACTATGCCACCCCGGCCATTTTACTGCCTTCCATCACAAAGCCCGATTTTGCCAAGGGAAAGGGCTGTTGGATCCATGCCTGTATATGCAAACGTTGGCCCAATGGTTGGTGTCGGCTCATCAGGTCAAGGAAGCCAAACAGAAGTAGCCAATCCTTACATGCAAAATCCATTCTTCGTCCAGTCTCCAACTGGTTACATGAACCCGCCCGTGTACTATCCTCAGAATTTGCGGTGA